The following proteins are co-located in the Pirellulales bacterium genome:
- the hemA gene encoding glutamyl-tRNA reductase — translation MNLRMVGCTHRVSGLEIRERLAFNASQAGEALDRWQEELPDTELVLVSTCNRVELYAATTEKRAAEASERLARALLGYHGLTPASVNGQLVSLANREVVDHLFRVAASLDSMVVGEPQILAQVKDAYQTAHELGTAGPVLHDLFQSALHAARRVHNETGLHRHRVSIPSVAIADFASRVFEQFDDKRVLVLGAGDMAEETLRYLRDAGARHIHVVNRNPERGRLLAEAWEGEYHDWPDRWEQLIAADLAIGATSAEEPVVTVEDYDRYVARGRRQRPLFMLDLAVPRNFAPEVGDALAVYLYSLDDLQAACEQNRQARAQELPAAEKIVRLEANRYLAAAHHRVAAPVISGLRRGMEGPKQAELKRLFGKLPQLDEAQRTEIEQFADRLVNKLLHPPLESLRDASQEGPPLGLLEALRRLFRIED, via the coding sequence CGAACTGGTGCTCGTCTCGACCTGCAACCGGGTCGAGCTGTATGCTGCGACGACCGAAAAACGGGCCGCCGAGGCGAGCGAGCGGTTGGCCCGCGCCCTATTGGGCTACCATGGCCTGACCCCCGCGAGCGTCAACGGGCAACTCGTGTCGCTGGCCAATCGCGAGGTCGTCGACCACCTGTTCCGAGTCGCGGCCAGTCTCGACAGCATGGTCGTCGGCGAGCCGCAGATCTTGGCCCAGGTGAAAGACGCCTACCAGACGGCCCACGAACTGGGGACCGCCGGCCCGGTGCTTCACGACTTGTTCCAGTCGGCGCTCCACGCGGCCCGGCGGGTCCATAACGAAACGGGGCTCCATCGCCACCGGGTCAGCATTCCCAGCGTGGCGATCGCCGACTTCGCCAGCCGCGTGTTCGAACAATTCGACGACAAGCGGGTCCTGGTGCTCGGCGCCGGCGACATGGCCGAGGAGACCCTCCGCTACCTCCGCGACGCGGGAGCCCGGCATATCCACGTCGTCAATCGCAACCCCGAGCGCGGCCGCCTGCTGGCCGAGGCGTGGGAGGGGGAGTACCACGATTGGCCCGACCGGTGGGAGCAGCTCATCGCGGCCGATCTGGCGATCGGGGCCACCTCGGCGGAGGAACCGGTCGTCACGGTCGAAGACTACGACCGCTACGTCGCCCGCGGACGGCGGCAACGCCCGCTGTTCATGCTCGATCTGGCCGTGCCGCGAAACTTCGCCCCGGAGGTGGGAGATGCATTGGCGGTCTATCTCTACTCGCTCGACGACCTGCAGGCCGCTTGCGAGCAAAACCGTCAGGCCCGGGCCCAAGAACTGCCCGCGGCGGAGAAGATCGTGCGGCTCGAAGCGAACCGCTATCTGGCCGCGGCCCATCACCGCGTCGCGGCGCCGGTGATCTCCGGCTTGCGTCGCGGGATGGAGGGACCCAAGCAGGCCGAACTGAAGCGGCTGTTCGGCAAGCTGCCGCAACTCGACGAAGCCCAGCGAACCGAGATCGAGCAGTTCGCCGATCGGCTCGTCAACAAGCTGCTCCACCCGCCGCTCGAAAGCCTTCGCGACGCCTCGCAGGAAGGCCCGCCGCTGGGGCTCTTGGAAGCGCTCCGGCGGCTGTTCCGCATCGAGGACTGA